In Chitinophaga oryzae, the sequence GAGCTGTCAAGTAATCCTTGACAGCTCGCATAAGAAATTAAAAACCAATAAATTAAATACAACAAAAGTAAACATGTTGCTAAAAGCAGAGTAAAATATGGTCGATTTGTCAAAACAAAATTACTTTGCAGAAATGCACCATATAACTCATGTTCATAAAAAATAAGCACATGGTTCATCTTTCGTCATTAAACAACAAACATATGCTTATCTATCAAACACAGGATGGACAAACGTCTATTGATGTCAAACTGGAAGATGACACAATATGGCTTACTCAGGTTCAGATGGTTGAGTTATTTCAACAAACTAAACAAAACATTAGCCTTCACATCAACAACATTTACAAGGAGGAAGAATTAGAAAAAACCGCTACAATCAAAGAATCATTGATTACACGAGCGGAAGGCACCCGACAAGTAACCAAACAAACCAATTTTTACTCTCTTGACGTCGTCATTTCAGTAGGTTATCGTGTTAAATCACGTCGAGGCACCCAATTCAGGATCTGGGCCAACAAGGTGCTTAAAGATTATCTGGTACAAGGCTATGCCTTGAACGAGCAACGGCTGAAAGAACAGAGCGAGCAACTGACGTCGCTCAAAAACACCATCCGGCTATTGGGGAACGTAATGGAAAGTCAGCCCCTGCAAGCTGACGAAGCAACCGGTCTGTTGAGGGTCTTAACTGACTATGCCTATGCATTGGACGTATTAGACAAATACGACCATCAACAACTCGCTATAGCGGAAACTACTACTAATGCTATCTTTCAGATCACCTACTCAACCGCCATGGAAGCGATTCACGGCCTGAAAGACAAGTTTGGAGGCAGCAGTTTATTTGGTAACGAGAAAGATGATTCATTTCGCAGCTCACTGACTACCATCTATCAAACCTTCGATGGCAAGGAACTATATCCCAGCATTGAAGAAAAAGCAGCGCACCTGTTATATTTTGTAATTAAAAACCATTCTTTTTCAGATGGCAACAAACGGATTGCTGCTTTTCTCTTCATATGGTTTATGGAGAAAAACAATCTGCTTTACAAGCCCGATGGTTCAAAGCGTATTGCAGACAATGCACTCGTAGCATTGACATTAATGATTGCAGAAAGTAAAGCGGACGAGATGGACATGATGATCAAAGTAGTGGTTAACCTCATCAATATTTTGAACTAGCTTTCTCTTATATATATCTGTATTTGGACAATTACTCCCCTTCCACCAACATCTGTTTCCGCAGGTTCATGATCGCGTAACGTACCCTGCCTAAGGCGGTATTGATACTGATACCAATCGTTTGGGCCATCTCTTTGTAACTCAGGTCTGCATAATATCGCAAGATCACCGCTTCGCGCTGCACCGGCGGCAGCTGGTCCAGCAT encodes:
- the rhuM gene encoding RhuM family protein, with translation MLIYQTQDGQTSIDVKLEDDTIWLTQVQMVELFQQTKQNISLHINNIYKEEELEKTATIKESLITRAEGTRQVTKQTNFYSLDVVISVGYRVKSRRGTQFRIWANKVLKDYLVQGYALNEQRLKEQSEQLTSLKNTIRLLGNVMESQPLQADEATGLLRVLTDYAYALDVLDKYDHQQLAIAETTTNAIFQITYSTAMEAIHGLKDKFGGSSLFGNEKDDSFRSSLTTIYQTFDGKELYPSIEEKAAHLLYFVIKNHSFSDGNKRIAAFLFIWFMEKNNLLYKPDGSKRIADNALVALTLMIAESKADEMDMMIKVVVNLINILN